A portion of the Ascochyta rabiei chromosome 13, complete sequence genome contains these proteins:
- a CDS encoding Microtubules assembly and stabilization protein — protein sequence MTAVQPSHEQTSAMEDIHGVDVSWLHNSTRDHHHRQQAPSSPGLSRDAPPKTSSHGGLPTRPNQTHGQPTAPEPAAAPAVQRPASPPAPTATTATATPQQIPQKRPTMLNRGSDVRNGGTTPPDTKSSSRRNSWISSISSKFSSQNPPAQTTHTQAQGSPAAANGTHANAPSANGALNGIHAASGGSNSGLEPYVPQQPKANFLSNALRRLSSGTQVGTAGRVYPNGGMCPRKIMNVDPNRARCLVPELDQAKLRKVAFCVDVEIAGGPKYKDDQDKDDKKKQRKDNKLKERGEGEALKHPSAVVEEKETDGVVSVAQELVGTEHEPNPEGTVLDDDKQETTKKKEKKKRSEAERKERKEKKRRKAEENGSIPMEITREEGDVSADSTGAAPGNNTPPKAQDRPTIDPLRIYRRCCQLRESPILKRISDQLSSPSACSIAHPGMVTSLDLTGSRLQLADVMTLSDWLAIVPVKKLFLEDADLNDEKIRVILAGLLAAKMPHALRNRSVTSQPDGDDDTHGCAIKKLVLKNNSKITVEGWKYIALFTYMCKSIIALDVSMIPFPKHQAQVSSPSPTSLPTNGTPLTSPSKDAKTRDVAEILSKAISERLGGATLQELLMAECGLTSQSIRKIIDGCIISGVKRLSLADNDIDSEGLEHVQHYIRSGVCEGIDLGGNDLREWVPQLCESLRKDSIIWALCLANTGLTPEHLKSLFPTMVDLPSLRFLDLSRNKGLFASQTALCLLRKYVPQFRELKRLHLQNVGLKPADAIAIAEILPDCPHIAHVNVLENPEIARVATSTDEETQEEAAAMFASLTLAAKLSRTLICVDIDVPAPEMNEVVKALAKQVVAYCLRNIEFINEVPELQAAPKEVELPGVLAHLVGPTDDNLADGTIDTAPDNDYIVGGTGIVKALSYCLSHKDADLRKGSQVASGSVTPRSRIDVAEEPSKARAMSKNLLDTARNTRARIQPALIREAKGGNDMNYRRLLFLDQTLQGMIQRFEDEYPETRLVTSPTDTASFHSRASSVLSSSPPLSSVPTMTDSFTDPTAQESDEDEPRLLRSRHNSDVSLASRSMAIEEGALHRFGHRVRTGLLNPSRPTSSHSDQAFISGTMDDHGLPEHLRALREYFMNLSGDELRNKIQGLGWEKAFDSVVENAQELKNLESEDPVTFKRFRESQIASLKNRNPDLQVADIIEHGRSGEGHGPMEFTHVDSTGRRSGERSDDFAVE from the exons ATGACAGCCGTTCAGCCATCGCACGAGCAGACGTCTGCGATGGAAGATATCCATGGCGTTGACGTGTCATGGCTGCACAACTCGACGAGAG ACCACCATCATCGCCAGCAGGCACCGTCGTCGCCGGGCTTGTCCAGAGATGCTCCGCCAAAGACATCATCCCATGGCGGTCTGCCTACCCGACCGAACCAGACCCATGGACAGCCTACAGCGCCTgagccagcagcagcgccagcAGTACAACGACCTGCATCGCCGCCGGCTCCCACTGCGACCACTGCGACCGCCACACCTCAGCAGATACCCCAGAAACGACCGACGATGCTTAACCGCGGTAGCGATGTGAGGAACGGCGGCACCACGCCTCCAGACACCAAGTCGAGCTCGCGGCGCAACTCGTGGATATCCAGCATAAGCTCCAAGTTTTCGTCGCAGAATCCACCTGCGCAAACAACACACACCCAGGCGCAAGGGTCGCCGGCGGCTGCAAATGGCACGCACGCAAACGCGCCGTCAGCAAACGGCGCTCTCAACGGTATACATGCTGCTTCTGGTGGTAGTAATTCAGGACTCGAGCCGTATGTGCCTCAGCAGCCCAAAGCCAACTTTCTTTCAAATGCGCTGCGACGTCTGTCGTCTGGCACCCAAGTGGGAACTGCTGGCAGGGTCTACCCTAATGGCGGCATGTGCCCTAGAAAGATCATGAACGTCGATCCAAATCGAGCTCGGTGTTTGGTCCCCGAGCTGGATCAGGCTAAGCTGCGCAAAGTTGCATTCTGTGTTGACGTCGAAATTGCTGGTGGACCCAAATACAAGGACGACCAGGATAAAGACGACAAAAAGAAGCAGCGTAAGGACAACAAGCTCAAAGAGcgcggcgagggcgaggcgcTGAAGCACCCCAGCGCTGTAGTTGAAGAGAAGGAGACTGATGGTGTTGTCTCTGTTGCACAAGAACTCGTTGGAACGGAGCACGAGCCGAACCCAGAGGGCACTGTACTGGACGACGACAAGCAAGAAACAACCAagaaaaaagagaagaagaagcgaAGTGAGGCAGAGCGCAAAGAACgtaaggagaagaagcgcagAAAGGCTGAAGAGAATGGCTCCATACCCATGGAGATTACAAGAGAGGAGGGCGATGTAAGCGCAGACAGCACAGGCGCTGCACCGGGCAACAATACTCCCCCAAAAGCCCAAGACCGACCCACTATCGACCCTCTACGAATATACCGAAGATGCTGCCAGCTGCGTGAATCACCCATCTTAAAGCGCATTAGCGACCAACTCTCGTCTCCGTCTGCGTGCTCGATCGCCCACCCCGGCATGGTTACATCTCTGGACCTCACCGGGTCCAGGCTACAGCTTGCTGATGTAATGACATTGTCAGATTGGCTTGCCATCGTCCCAGTCAAGAAACTATTCCTGGAAGACGCGGACTTGAACGACGAGAAGATCAGAGTCATCTTGGCAGGACTTCTAGCAGCGAAGATGCCGCATGCTTTGCGCAATCGCAGCGTCACCTCGCAACCTGATGGCGACGATGATACACACGGCTGCGCAATTAAGAAGCTTGTTCTAAAGAACAACTCAAAGATCACAGTCGAAGGCTGGAAGTATATTGCACTGTTCACATACATGTGCAAGTCTATCATCGCACTCGACGTATCGATGATACCATTCCCTAAACACCAGGCTCAGGTGTCATCGCCATCGCCTACATCGCTACCTACAAATGGAACGCCATTGACATCGCCCAGTAAGGATGCAAAGACAAGAGACGTTGCCGAAATTCTGTCAAAGGCGATTTCTGAGCGGTTAGGTGGCGCAACACTGCAAGAATTGCTCATGGCAGAGTGTGGCCTGACATCGCAAAGCATAAGAAAGATTATTGACGGCTGTATTATCAGTGGTGTAAAGCGCCTCAGTCTGGCGGACAACGACATCGACAGCGAAGGTTTGGAGCACGTCCAACACTATATCCGCTCAGGCGTCTGCGAAGGCATCGATCTCGGCGGTAATGACTTGCGAGAGTGGGTGCCTCAGCTTTGCGAAAGCCTGCGCAAGGACAGCATAATATGGGCATTGTGTCTCGCCAACACTGGGCTGACACCTGAGCATCTCAAGTCGCTTTTTCCCACCATGGTCGATTTGCCATCACTCAGGTTCCTCGATCTGTCGCGCAACAAGGGCTTATTCGCATCGCAGACAGCGTTGTGTCTCTTGCGGAAATACGTTCCTCAGTTCCGGGAGCTGAAGCGCTTGCATCTTCAGAACGTTGGTTTGAAGCCTGCAGACGCCATTGCCATCGCCGAAATCTTGCCAGACTGTCCCCACATTGCGCATGTCAACGTACTCGAGAACCCTGAAATTGCGCGCGTCGCCACTTCCACCGACGAGGAGACGCAAGAAGAAGCCGCTGCGATGTTTGCATCTCTGACACTGGCAGCTAAGCTGTCTCGAACGCTCATTTGCGTCGACATTGATGTTCCCGCACCGGAAATGAACGAGGTCGTTAAAGCTCTTGCCAAACAAGTCGTGGCGTACTGTCTTCGCAACATCGAATTCATCAACGAAGTACCCGAGCTGCAGGCCGCACCAAAAGAAGTCGAGTTGCCAGGTGTGCTTGCTCACCTTGTGGGTCCAACCGACGACAACCTAGCAGACGGTACCATAGACACTGCGCCAGACAATGACTATATTGTCGGTGGTACAGGTATCGTCAAAGCACTAAGCTATTGCTTGTCGCACAAGGATGCGGACCTGCGTAAGGGGTCACAGGTTGCCAGTGGCTCTGTCACTCCACGCAGCCGCATCGATGTTGCCGAGGAGCCTAGCAAGGCAAGAGCTATGTCGAAGAATTTGCTGGACACGGCGCGTAACACCAGGGCGAGGATACAGCCTGCGCTGATTCGAGAAGCAAAGGGTGGCAATGACATGAACTATC gccgcctcctcttccttgACCAGACTTTGCAAGGTATGATTCAACGCTTCGAAGACGAATATCCCGAAACGCGCCTTGTCACCTCTCCAACCGATACCGCCTCTTTCCACTCGCGCGCCAGCTCCGTTTTGAGCAGCTCACCACCGCTGTCCAGCGTTCCCACAATGACGGACTCATTCACGGACCCTACCGCCCAAGAATCCGACGAAGACGAACCGCGCCTCCTCCGATCACGCCACAACTCCGATGTCTCCCTCGCCTCACGCAGCATGGCCATCGAAGAAGGTGCGCTCCACCGCTTTGGACACCGCGTGCGTACCGGCCTGCTCAACCCCAGCCGCCCAACATCATCCCACAGCGATCAAGCTTTCATCTCAGGAACCATGGATGACCATGGTCTGCCCGAACACTTACGCGCTTTACGCGAGTACTTCATGAATCTCTCTGGCGACGAGCTGAGGAACAAAATCCAAGGCCTCGGGTGGGAGAAAGCGTTTGACAGTGTCGTTGAAAACGCGCAGGAGTTGAAGAACTTAGAAAGTGAGGATCCGGTCACATTCAAGCGATTCAGGGAGAGTCAAATCGCGAGCTTGAAGAATCGGAATCCAGACCTGCAGGTGGCAGACATTATTGAACATGGGAGGTCGGGCGAGGGCCATGGGCCGATGGAATTCACGCATGTGGACTCCACAGGGAGAAGGAGTGGTGAGAGAAGTGATGACTTTGCTGTAGAGTAA
- a CDS encoding 60S ribosomal protein L5, translating into MPTSKLVKSNAYFSRFQVKYRRRREGKTDYYARKRLITQAKNKYNAPKYRLVVRFTNKDIIAQIVTSEIGGDKVFMAAYAHELKPYGITHGLTNWSAAYATGLLLARRVLKKLEMDEAFTGVEEADGEYTITEAAEIDGEERRPFKVFLDVGLTRTSTGARVFGAMKGCSDGGVFVPHSENRFPGYDMEGKELDAETLRKYIFAGHVAEYMETLADDDEERYKSQFSGYIDDDLEADGLEELYQDAHKQIREDPWKKDDEAGEKKSKDHWKSESKKYRSGKLTKAEKEEKVKAKIAELKA; encoded by the exons ATGCCTACC TCCAAGCTTGTCAAGAGCAACGCCTACTTCTCGAGGTTCCAGGTCAAGTACAGGCGCCGCCGTGAAGGAAAGA CCGATTACTATGCCCGTAAGAGGTTGATCACCCAGGCCAAGAACAAGTACAATGCGCCCAAGTACCGCCTCGTCGTTCGCTTCACCAACAAGGACATCATCGCTCAGATTGTCACCTCTGAGATTGGTGGCGACAAGGTCTTCATGGCTGCGTACGCTCACGAGCTCAAGCCCTACGGCATCACCCACGGTCTGACCAACTGGTCTGCCGCCTACGCCACCGGTCTTCTGCTCGCCCGCCGTGTTCTCAAGAAGCTCGAGATGGATGAGGCTTTCACCGGTGTCGAGGAGGCCGATGGTGAGTACACCATCACCGAGGCCGCCGAGATCGACGGTGAGGAGCGCCGCCCCTTCAAGGTCTTCCTTGATGTTGGTCTCACCCGTACCTCTACTGGTGCCCGTGTCTTCGGTGCCATGAAGGGTTGCTCCGACGGTGGTGTCTTTGTTCCCCACTCCGAGAACCGTTTCCCCGGTTACGACATGGAAGGCAAGGAGCTCGACGCCGAGACTCTCCGCAAGTACATTTTCGCTGGTCACGTCGCTGAGTACATGGAGACTCTCGCCGATGACGATGAGGAGCGCTACAAGTCTCAGTTCTCTGGCTACATCGACGATGACCTCGAGGCCGACGGCCTTGAGGAGCTCTACCAGGATGCCCACAAGCAGATCCGTGAGGACCCCTGGAAGAAGGACGACGAGGCTGGTGAGAAGAAGTCCAAGGACCACTGGAAGTCTGAGTCCAAGAAGTACCGCTCTGGCAAGCTTACCAAGGccgagaaggaggagaaggtcAAGGCCAAGATTGCTGAGCTCAAGGCATAA
- a CDS encoding Arp2/3 complex subunit, actin nucleation center, with the protein MAEAPIVLDGGTGFLKVGYAGQNFPEHQYPSIVGRPILRTEERDGGDIQLKDIMCGDEAAAARSMLQITYPMENGIVKRWDDMTQLWDYTFSEKLQIDPTGRKILLTEPPMNPLKNRETMCEVMFERYNFGGVYVAIQAVLALYAQGLSSGVVVDSGDGVTHIVPVYESTVLNHLTRRLDVAGRDVTRNLIALLLRRGYALNRTADFETVRQIKEKLCYVSYDLELDQRLSEDTTVLVESYTLPDGRVIRVGSERFEAPECLFQPHLVDVEQPGIAEFLFNTIQSADVDVRSSLYKAIVLSGGSSMYPGLPSRLEKELKQLWLTKVLGGNPERLNKFKVRIEDPPRRRHMVFLGGAVLANIMADKENMWISKAEWEEQGTRALEKLGAR; encoded by the exons ATGGCCGAAGCTCCAATTG TCCTCGATGGCGGTACCGGTTTCCTCAAGGTCGGCTATGCAGGACAG AACTTTCCCGAACACCAATACCCGTCCATCGTCGGCCGGCCGATCCTACGTACCGAAGAGCGCGATGGCGGCGACATACAGCTCAAGGACATCATGTGCGGGGACGAAGCAGCGGCAGCGCGCTCTATGCTTCAGATTACGTACCCT ATGGAGAATGGTATCGTCAAGCGCTGGGACGACATGACACAACTATGGGACTACACCTTCTCCGAGAAGCTCCAAATCGATCCCACCGGTCGCAAGATTCTCCTCACCGAACCGCCCATGAACCCTCTCAAGAACCGCGAGACCATGTGCGAGGTCATGTTCGAGCGCTACAATTTCGGCGGTGTATACGTGGCTATCCAGGCGGTGCTGGCTTTGTATGCGCAAGGCCTATCGTCTGGTGTGGTAGTCGACTCCGGCGATGGTGTCACACATATCGTCCCCGTCTACGAATCCACGGTCCTGAACCACCTGACTCGCCGTCTGGACGTTGCCGGACGTGATGTCACGCGCAACCTGattgcgctgctgctgcgaagGGGTTACGCGCTCAACCGGACTGCTGATTTCGAGACGGTCAGACAGATCAAGGAAAAGCTATGCTACGTCTCCTACGACCTCGAATTAGACCAGCGCCTCAGCGAAGACACAACCGTCTTAGTTGAATCGTACACATTGCCAGACGGTCGTGTTATCCGTGTTGGCAGCGAGCGCTTCGAGGCACCCGAGTGTCTGTTCCAGCCTCACCTGGTGGACGTTGAACAGCCCGGTATCGCTGAGTTCCTGTTCAACACTATTCAGTCGGCGGACGTGGATGTCAGGAGTAGCTTGTACAAGGCCATCGTCCTCAGTGGTGGTAGCAGCATGTACCCAGGTCTGCCCAGTCGACTGGAGAAGGAGCTCAAGCAGCTGTGGCTCACAAAGGTTCTGGGTGGCAACCCCGAGCGACTCAAC AAATTCAAGGTCCGCATTGAAGATCCACCTCGGCGACGACACATGGTCTTTCTTGGTGGCGCTGTGCTGGCAAACATT ATGGCCGACAAAGAAAACATGTGGATATCAAAGGCAGAGTGGGAGGAACAGGGAACACGTGCGCTGGAGAAGCTGGGCGCGAGATAA